A stretch of DNA from Lycium ferocissimum isolate CSIRO_LF1 chromosome 4, AGI_CSIRO_Lferr_CH_V1, whole genome shotgun sequence:
TAGTTCATATAATATGTTCCTTTCTACAGATGAGGGAATATGCTACAACGTATCTCAAATTGGTAAATCAACAGCACTTGTATATTGAACATCAAATGGCTCAGTGGTTTAATTACCAGTTCCACCAGAAAAAGGCGCTCGCAGTTTCTGTAACAAACTTTCAAGAGAAAGCACTAGTCCACCACTCCACCAGCAAAGCCACAATAACTatactttttacttttattaCCACTGCATGTGGATGGTCCATTTTATGAAGTGGACAGAGTGAAAATGACTCGTGTGCTAAATTAGGCGGAAATGACTGCAATAGCGATCACACTCAATGACACAAGGAAATAGCGTTCCGGACTCAAATGCAGACACTTCAAGTGTAGTAAAGAACATGCTGGCCCCAGAAAAACTCACAGAAGCTCATGGAAATAGGGATATGGAATATAAGGTAGTATCACGATCACCTTCCCCTTCAAGATGATTGAGCAAGTGACAAATCTGTGTTTGACAAAGTACCAGACTGATCGACATCAAGACTTTCAAACTCGTCTAACAAAAGTGATACGTCTTCTTGGTTGATCTTCCCCATCTCCTTAAGTTTATAAACCACAAATTCAGCAGCCCTTTGCATATGAACAGTGAAGAAAAATTAGAATAACTCGAGCTAGAAATACAACTGAGTAgaataaaagagaaataagtactctctccgtcccaatttatgtgaaggtgtttgactgggcacggagtttaagagaAAAAGGAATACTTTTAAAACTCACGGTCTCAAATAAGTCATAGAAATTgatgtggctataaatcatttcattaaggacaAAATGGGAAGTTTGAAGTTAAATAGTTACTAAATAAGTAAATATGGACAGATGTcaattctttttgggactgacaaaaaaggaaaaagtatcacataaattgggacagagggagtacttgtTTGACAGATTCGACGAGTTAATTATTGGTAATGGGCTTTGAATTTTAGTAGTATAACTTACCCTACAACCCCATCATTATCAAGATCAGCTTCTTCCAAGTCCACATTTGTCATCCTTCTTGTAAGAACCCATTTCACCAGCTCCCTCTGTCTCCTTTCCGAGTTAAATTCAGCAACATAAAGGAAGAACTGAGCCACACATACGGTGCTGGTCAAAATCCAGAATATAGCAAAAATACGCCCCGCTTCAGTTGAGAAGCTTTTGTCTCCATATCCTAGCGTTGTGATGGTAGAACAGACACAATAAAACGCATCAATGGTACTTAACTTTTCTACCTTCGCAAGAAACACCGTTCCAACAACCATTAGCACCACAAGAGAGGCCGTTATAACAATGCACTTGTACCTTACTTTGTTGGTTTCGAGTTCCTCTAGAATTTCACTCGGACCGGCTTTATCACGCATATGCATTGCTTTGATTAATAATGTTTCCTGTTTCTCCACTAAATAGTCTGCTCCTTTGCTTAGAACCATTCCAACAAATGCCATCccagagaaaacaaagaaagaagcaaGCAGTTTAGTAGTTGCGCTGTCAGGCACGAGGTCTCCGTATCCAACAGTGGTCATTGTCACAACACAGAAGTAAACAGAATCGAGTACCCCGTTTACTTTCTTTCCCCCGATTTGGTCCTGAACAAAGTAAAAGCACGTGGTACCAATAGTCACATATATAACCAAGTAAAGAATGACTTTCCTAAAACTAGGATGGAGTTTATCCAATATTGTCTCGTAACGTGGGAGGGATCGGTCGTCCTTTGTGTCATTCATTTCTCCTGGAACAAATTCTGCCATAGGAGCACTTTTATGTCGGCGAAGTCTTCTTCTCCTTGGATCAACATTTTGAAGGGTTTTAGGCAGCCGATCTATTAAGGGCTGCTTTATGTTGCTGCCCGCCATTTCAAGCAGAATCAAGTGCCTCTACAAACCCTGAGAAAATCAAGGATAAGAATGTTGAAGCCCTCTAAGTTCACTAATCCCAACTAATACACTAACGGAGTTGGTTTTTTGCAGAGAGGCTCAAATTTCAAGCCAAAAGAAAACTAACAAGattgtaaaataataattataagacAATCTTCTCACATTCTTCATACACTATAATTGCACCTTCTTCGCCAATTAAAGACAATTTAGTTTTTAGAAGTGTGAAGAAACTAGAATCCTAGATGGACCTGATATACATGCATAAAATTGTTATGAATTTGTAGGCATACTACTTCAGCAAAACTTACGGTTTCAGTACATGATACCACACAACTATAATGTAACTTATGTTGGTATCATGAAGCCTATGATAATATTTTGTACGAGATCATCATCAATGCTCCAGATAGCAAATAGTTTCCGGCATAATTTATCAGTTCGGATCTTCCTACGTATTACATCCTTATCAACTAATTCTAGGATATAGAGGTAGAGTCTGGTCAACTCGATGTCAATATTGATCATAATCTTAAATCTGAAATGTCAACAGCTAGTTATGCAGTCACATGCTTCTTCTTGCTAGAGAATCAATAAAGTCTAACTAATACTCAAAGAACTCCAGATTTTCCTCATCTAGCTAGTTCCAGGTCAGACTATCATCAAaagcggatccaggatttgaagCTTAAAGGTTCTGGATTCTAGTCCTTTGAAGTTATTAGGTTCTAAACTAATAATTTGCACAAATAAGAATGATTTTTTCTAAGAATGAGCCGAAGCTAGTGCGTTCTGCCAATCCCTTATGGTAAACGGTAAATCCGGCCCCGGCTTTCATGATGAGTAATcacaagaaacaaataaatatagaaCTAAACCCCTAAATTGAATTCAAATAGGAAAAAGTAACATGTAAGAACCAAATTATCTCCTATTTAGAATTAAACAAGAGCCATTACTATATTGGACACCCTTGAGTGGAAATTGAATCCACCAAGCAACTGAGCAAGCTACCTTTGATTTTaatatcaataaaaggcatagaACCTTCA
This window harbors:
- the LOC132053172 gene encoding two-pore potassium channel 1-like — translated: MAGSNIKQPLIDRLPKTLQNVDPRRRRLRRHKSAPMAEFVPGEMNDTKDDRSLPRYETILDKLHPSFRKVILYLVIYVTIGTTCFYFVQDQIGGKKVNGVLDSVYFCVVTMTTVGYGDLVPDSATTKLLASFFVFSGMAFVGMVLSKGADYLVEKQETLLIKAMHMRDKAGPSEILEELETNKVRYKCIVITASLVVLMVVGTVFLAKVEKLSTIDAFYCVCSTITTLGYGDKSFSTEAGRIFAIFWILTSTVCVAQFFLYVAEFNSERRQRELVKWVLTRRMTNVDLEEADLDNDGVVGAAEFVVYKLKEMGKINQEDVSLLLDEFESLDVDQSGTLSNTDLSLAQSS